The following are encoded in a window of Fusarium falciforme chromosome 11, complete sequence genomic DNA:
- a CDS encoding MFS domain-containing protein codes for MQSLLQYRRAAAAAQAQIDRDVEKARGNLLPDTRREGASQGPSDEEKKEESTPDFSILNESTADIEECPVPMQRNTTNEAIQQCHSAGVALSQVLTGIHVRDHNARGQGEKIFVVDWQGPDDPLNPQNWSLGRRIGVTLQISVIAVFVGAASGIDAAVLPQAAASLDVSEVAESLATGLYLVGMGLGSLVAGPFSETFGRNAVYTVSMAVFMIWIMAAGLAPNFGAQITFRFLAGCSASTPLVCSGGSIADMYNSLEKTWSFPLYAVTSFSGPMIGAVMGAYIGPSTVVSWRWTEWSILISSGLVLLLVLLFMPETYGPLLLQWKAEHYRKITGDDRFRCEHEITDASLFSRLKVSMTRPFLMLTEPIIIAMSLYISVLYIVLFTFLVGWPYIFEYTYDLDQGLTNIIFVAMFIGTYINFVSVPFVYRKTAKAIRSEGKTKFQPEIRLWYAMLGAAIAIPASLFWLGWTNYSHISIWSAILAVVVFGYGVTGVFICVYMYIIDSYEIYAASALTFVALTRYVIAGGMTVVGIPFYENMGTHYTLTIMACISVVLAAIPYILYFHGHSIRAKSRYAVAR; via the exons ATGCAATCTTTGCTTCAATATCGTCGggcggcggctgctgctCAGGCCCAGATCGATCGAGATGTCGAAAAGGCCAGAGGAAACCTCTTACCCGATACCAGACGTGAAGGAGCCAGTCAAGGTCCTTCAGATGAGGAGAAAAAGGAAGAGTCCACGCCGGACTTTTCTATATTGAATGAGTCTACTGCCGACATCGAAGAATGCCCAGTACCAATGCAACGGAACACGACAAACGAGGCAATCCAGCAATGTCACTCTGCTGGAGTTGCTCTCAGCCAAGTCCTGACCGGTATCCATGTTCGAGATCACAACGCTAGGGGACAAGGCGAAAAGATCTTTGTCGTTGATTGGCAAGGCCCGGACGATCCATTGAATCCACAAAACTGGTCTCTTGGCAGACGCATCGGTGTGACATTGCAGATCTCTGTCATCGCAGTCTTTGTCGGAGCTGCCTCAGGTATTGATGCGGCGGTACTCCCGCAAGCTGCGGCTTCACTCGATGTCAGCGAAGTTGCCGAATCACTTGCTACAG GCCTATATCTTGTCGGCATGGGCCTTGGATCCTTGGTAGCAGGTCCATTCTCCGAAACCTTTGGCAGAAACGCAGTTTATACAGTTTCCATGGCTGTGTTCATGATATGGATCATGGCTGCAGGCCTTGCTCCCAACTTTGGAGCTCAAATCACCTTCAGATTTCTCGCTGGGTGTTCCGCCTCAACCCCACTTGTCTGTTCCGGCGGATCCATCGCCGACATGTACAACAGTCTCGAGAAGACCTGGAGTTTCCCGCTCTATGCCGTCACTTCCTTTAGCGGCCCGATGATCGGTGCTGTCATGGGCGCCTACATAGGTCCTTCGACAGTGGTAAGCTGGCGTTGGACTGAGTGGAGTATACTTATCTCCTCCGGACTCGTACTACTCTTGGTCCTACTTTTCATGCCAGAAACCTACGGGCCTCTGCTTCTGCAGTGGAAGGCTGAACACTATCGAAAGATCACCGGGGATGATCGATTTCGATGCGAGCATGAGATTACGGATGCAAGTCTCTTCAGTCGACTCAAAGTCAGCATGACACGCCCATTCCTCATGCTGACTGAACCAATTATCATCGCCATGTCGTTGTACATCAGCGTACTCTACATCGTTCTTTTCACCTTCCTTGTCGGATGGCCATACATCTTTGAGTACACATACGACCTCGATCAGGGACTCACCAACATCATATTCGTCGCGATGTTCATCGGCACCTACATCAACTTTGTCTCCGTCCCGTTCGTCTACCGGAAGACAGCCAAAGCCATACGATCCGAAGGCAAAACCAAGTTTCAGCCAGAAATACGACTATGGTATGCCATGCTGGGCGCTGCTATTGCCATCCCCGCCTCGCTCTTCTGGCTTGGCTGGACCAACTACTCCCATATCAGCATCTGGTCCGCCATTCTTGCCGTTGTCGTCTTTGGATACGGCGTGACAGGCGTTTTTATCTGCGTCTATATGTACATCATCGATTCTTATGAGATCTACGCCGCCTCGGCGCTTACTTTTGTCGCCTTGACTCGATATGTCATTGCAGGAGGAATGACTGTGGTCGGCATCCCCTTTTATGAGAACATGGGTACACACTACACGCTCACCATAATGGCTTGCATATCGGTCGTTCTTGCAGCTATTCCTTACATCTTGTATTTCCACGGGCATTCGATACGGGCCAAGAGCAGATATGCGGTTGCGAGGTGA